The proteins below come from a single Chitinophaga pinensis DSM 2588 genomic window:
- the apaG gene encoding Co2+/Mg2+ efflux protein ApaG, which yields MVKKVTDGITISVETFYQPDYSNPIGSEFMFAYRITIENNNTFPIKLLRRHWYIIDSNGTHREVEGEGVVGVQPLLAPSESYQYVSGSNLRTEIGKMYGSYQMENQLNKKQFEVKIPEFQMIVPFKLN from the coding sequence ATGGTAAAGAAAGTAACAGACGGCATTACCATCAGTGTGGAGACATTTTATCAACCGGACTATTCTAATCCGATTGGTAGTGAGTTTATGTTCGCCTACCGTATTACCATTGAAAACAATAACACTTTCCCAATAAAGTTACTTCGTCGCCATTGGTATATCATTGATTCCAACGGTACCCACCGCGAAGTAGAAGGAGAGGGCGTAGTAGGTGTACAACCACTGCTGGCCCCGTCTGAAAGCTATCAATATGTTTCAGGGTCTAATCTGCGTACCGAGATCGGTAAAATGTACGGCTCCTACCAGATGGAAAATCAACTGAATAAAAAGCAGTTTGAAGTCAAGATCCCCGAATTTCAGATGATTGTGCCTTTTAAGCTAAATTGA
- a CDS encoding IscS subfamily cysteine desulfurase, with amino-acid sequence MLKLPVYLDYNATTPCDPRVVEAMLPYFSETFGNASSRNHSFGWAAEAAVDLAREQVAALIGADPKEIIFTSGATEADNLAMKGVFEMYADKGNHIITTEIEHKAVLDTCKHLEKLGAEITYLKVNSEGFPDLKELEAAITPRTILVSIMYANNEIGVINPIKEISAIAKRHGVLMMSDISQAAGKVPVDVNRDGIDLAAFSAHKLYGTKGAGALYVRRKSPRVKVTAQMDGGGHERGMRSGTLNVPGIVAFGKACELCQQEMEAEGQRLAALRDKLENALLQLEETVVNGSRTNRLPHATNISFRYVEGEALMMGFNKNLALSSGSACTSASPEPSYVLKGLGLSDDMAHSSIRFALGRFTTEEEIDYAIQTVTDTVNKLREISPLWEMFKEGADMSSIEWSRL; translated from the coding sequence ATGCTAAAACTGCCCGTTTACCTGGATTATAATGCTACTACCCCCTGCGATCCGCGCGTAGTAGAGGCCATGCTTCCCTATTTTTCGGAGACATTTGGTAATGCATCCAGCCGTAACCATTCTTTTGGCTGGGCAGCAGAGGCAGCAGTCGATCTGGCCCGTGAGCAGGTAGCTGCGCTAATAGGTGCAGATCCTAAGGAGATTATCTTCACCTCCGGGGCTACGGAAGCCGATAACCTTGCGATGAAAGGCGTGTTTGAAATGTATGCCGACAAGGGCAACCATATCATTACGACTGAAATTGAACACAAAGCAGTGCTGGACACCTGCAAACACCTGGAAAAACTAGGGGCAGAGATAACTTATCTCAAGGTGAACAGTGAGGGCTTTCCGGATCTGAAAGAACTGGAAGCAGCCATCACGCCAAGAACCATCCTGGTGTCCATCATGTATGCCAATAACGAAATAGGGGTTATTAATCCTATAAAAGAGATCAGCGCCATTGCCAAGAGGCATGGAGTGCTGATGATGAGCGACATATCCCAGGCGGCAGGAAAAGTGCCTGTGGATGTCAACCGCGATGGTATCGACCTGGCGGCCTTCAGCGCTCATAAGCTCTACGGTACCAAAGGAGCAGGCGCCCTTTATGTACGTCGTAAATCTCCGCGTGTAAAAGTAACTGCGCAGATGGATGGCGGCGGACATGAACGCGGGATGCGCTCCGGTACGCTCAACGTACCAGGTATTGTAGCTTTCGGAAAAGCCTGTGAATTATGCCAACAGGAAATGGAAGCAGAAGGACAAAGACTGGCAGCCCTGCGTGACAAACTGGAAAACGCATTGCTGCAACTGGAAGAAACCGTTGTCAACGGATCAAGAACCAACCGTTTACCGCATGCCACCAACATTTCCTTCCGTTATGTGGAAGGAGAAGCCCTGATGATGGGTTTTAACAAGAATCTTGCGCTATCATCCGGTTCTGCCTGTACCTCCGCCTCTCCGGAACCCAGTTACGTATTGAAGGGACTTGGCCTCAGCGATGATATGGCCCATTCTTCCATTCGTTTTGCACTGGGACGCTTCACAACTGAAGAAGAGATCGATTATGCTATTCAAACCGTTACAGATACGGTCAATAAACTTAGAGAAATAAGTCCGCTGTGGGAAATGTTTAAAGAAGGTGCGGACATGAGCTCAATAGAGTGGTCCCGTCTTTGA
- a CDS encoding UDP-N-acetylmuramoyl-tripeptide--D-alanyl-D-alanine ligase, whose amino-acid sequence MNIDQLYDIYRQYPSVQTDTRQLKAGDIFFALKGPNFNGNTYAAAALEKGAVFAVVDEEAYYTQPDKMMLTNDALETLQQLALRHRQSLNIPFLAITGTNGKTTTKELVSTVLASAFKTTATAGNLNNHIGVPLTILRIPADAEMAVIEMGANHEHEIEAYCKVALPTHGIITNIGKAHLEGFGSPEGVRRAKGELYDFLRNNKGTVFVCNEYPYLVDMSKGIQTVITYGEAAADYTGQPLADSALLSVKVTGHEGIGQIDSQLVGAYNFPNIMAAVAVGLHFGVPAEKIQHAISSYVPSNNRSQVMKQGSNTIIMDAYNANPSSMKAAIDNFAGITAEKKVLLLGGMMELGDDSVAEHQALVDLLQRTHWHAVVLVGGDFIKTNHPYIYQENAAAAAIWLQQQQFTDTYLLIKGSRSMGMEKVIA is encoded by the coding sequence ATGAACATTGATCAGCTTTACGATATATACCGGCAATATCCATCTGTCCAGACAGATACCAGACAGCTCAAGGCGGGCGATATTTTCTTCGCGCTGAAGGGCCCGAATTTTAACGGGAATACTTATGCGGCAGCTGCGCTTGAAAAAGGGGCTGTATTTGCTGTAGTGGATGAGGAGGCGTATTATACGCAGCCGGATAAAATGATGCTGACCAATGATGCATTGGAAACCTTGCAGCAACTGGCGCTTCGTCACAGGCAAAGTCTCAATATTCCGTTCCTGGCCATCACCGGCACTAACGGTAAAACGACTACGAAAGAGCTTGTCAGCACGGTGCTGGCGAGCGCATTCAAAACCACTGCTACCGCAGGTAATCTGAACAATCATATCGGCGTACCATTGACAATTTTACGCATTCCTGCTGATGCGGAAATGGCAGTCATTGAAATGGGGGCTAATCATGAGCATGAAATAGAAGCCTATTGTAAGGTGGCACTGCCTACACATGGCATTATCACCAATATCGGGAAAGCGCACCTGGAGGGCTTTGGAAGTCCTGAAGGCGTACGCAGGGCGAAAGGAGAACTGTATGATTTTCTGCGTAATAATAAGGGCACTGTTTTCGTATGCAATGAGTATCCTTACTTAGTAGATATGAGTAAAGGTATTCAGACTGTTATTACTTATGGAGAAGCTGCTGCTGACTATACAGGACAGCCGCTGGCAGACAGCGCCTTGTTAAGTGTAAAAGTAACAGGCCATGAGGGTATCGGACAAATCGATAGTCAGCTGGTAGGCGCATATAATTTTCCGAATATAATGGCGGCTGTTGCTGTCGGACTGCACTTCGGTGTACCAGCTGAAAAGATACAACACGCGATCTCTTCTTATGTGCCTTCAAATAACCGTTCTCAGGTGATGAAACAGGGCAGCAATACCATTATCATGGATGCATACAATGCAAATCCATCCAGTATGAAAGCTGCCATAGACAATTTTGCGGGTATTACTGCGGAGAAGAAAGTGCTGTTATTAGGCGGTATGATGGAATTAGGTGATGACAGCGTAGCAGAACATCAGGCACTGGTAGATCTTTTGCAACGTACACACTGGCACGCGGTGGTACTGGTAGGCGGAGATTTTATCAAAACCAATCACCCTTATATCTACCAGGAAAATGCGGCAGCTGCAGCTATATGGCTACAGCAACAACAATTCACTGACACCTACTTACTGATTAAAGGATCAAGAAGTATGGGTATGGAAAAGGTAATTGCATAA
- a CDS encoding DUF5777 family beta-barrel protein, with protein MKHIYLLLLGCCLGLHSFAQESLEALVDKEEVKTHEPVIATYKSTRIIQGHSPETLKKRELDFRVAHHFGDLGGEFGGPKTFFGMDNSADIRIAFEYGITDRLMVGIGRTKGSGNLTQLYEGLAKYKLLQQTTDDHIPLTVSLFGNAVVSGMTSSKTISDASYFGKFSDRLSYTGQLIIARKFTPSLSLTLLPTWVHRNRVGYKDQNDVFALGGGGRLKFTKRLGLLLEYYYPFRSQESKDYFKAQGRELYNPLAAGLELETGGHVFHITFGNSTAILENQFITETRSSWLQGQFRWGFNISRRFSL; from the coding sequence ATGAAACATATTTATCTGTTATTGCTGGGCTGTTGCCTGGGATTGCACTCCTTCGCCCAGGAAAGCCTGGAAGCACTTGTAGACAAGGAAGAAGTGAAGACACATGAGCCGGTGATCGCCACCTATAAATCTACCCGCATCATACAGGGACACTCTCCTGAAACACTAAAAAAGCGTGAGCTTGATTTCAGGGTTGCACACCATTTCGGTGACCTGGGAGGTGAGTTTGGTGGCCCCAAGACCTTTTTCGGAATGGACAACTCTGCTGATATCCGTATTGCCTTTGAATACGGTATTACTGACCGTTTAATGGTCGGTATTGGCCGGACGAAAGGTTCCGGTAACCTGACCCAGTTATACGAAGGATTGGCTAAATACAAGCTACTGCAACAAACGACGGACGATCATATACCGCTGACGGTAAGTCTCTTTGGTAACGCAGTGGTAAGTGGTATGACCTCCAGTAAAACCATCTCCGATGCCAGCTATTTTGGAAAATTCAGCGACCGCCTGTCTTATACCGGTCAACTGATTATCGCCCGTAAATTCACGCCTAGTTTGTCGCTGACCCTGTTGCCAACATGGGTACACCGTAACAGGGTAGGTTATAAAGACCAGAATGATGTCTTCGCTTTAGGCGGAGGCGGCAGACTGAAATTCACCAAACGCCTTGGTCTGTTGCTGGAATACTATTATCCGTTCCGTAGCCAGGAAAGTAAAGATTACTTCAAGGCACAGGGAAGAGAATTATATAATCCACTGGCTGCAGGACTCGAACTGGAAACCGGTGGACACGTCTTCCATATCACTTTTGGCAACTCTACCGCTATTCTGGAAAACCAGTTTATTACGGAAACACGCTCCTCCTGGCTGCAGGGACAGTTCAGATGGGGCTTCAATATCTCCCGTAGATTCTCATTATAA
- a CDS encoding MBL fold metallo-hydrolase yields the protein MKLTITAYSTALFSSWYFIEELGILLDAGDGMISALLQKSRKITHAFISHADRDHLTGLLQFNQLNAREGYPVICYPRDSRSFPAMHEFFARFDPHTTGTVWQPVTAGDEIRVKDDILVIPVRNEHVPVPPAITRSLGYKIYQTKRKLRPELAGLSGEEIRKIGIEKGKEATTMEVRTNILSYSGDTPVDDLHKWDDTKILIHEATFLEREEEIKVHAHKNKHSRLDEVIEMVSASNIETLILGHFSSRYNAAQIDDAIRQLCDRYALNIPVYRILPGEAVVDVLNGKTVNG from the coding sequence ATGAAACTAACGATTACAGCCTATTCAACAGCACTGTTTTCAAGCTGGTATTTTATAGAAGAACTAGGTATTTTACTCGATGCCGGAGACGGCATGATATCTGCGCTTTTGCAGAAAAGCCGTAAGATCACACATGCATTTATCTCACATGCAGACAGAGATCATCTTACCGGACTATTACAGTTTAATCAGTTAAATGCAAGGGAAGGTTATCCTGTGATATGTTATCCAAGGGATTCACGGTCTTTTCCCGCTATGCATGAATTCTTTGCAAGATTTGATCCGCATACCACCGGCACCGTATGGCAGCCGGTTACAGCAGGTGATGAAATTCGTGTGAAGGATGATATACTCGTTATACCCGTACGTAATGAACATGTACCAGTGCCTCCTGCAATAACGCGCAGTCTGGGGTATAAGATTTATCAGACGAAACGAAAACTGCGTCCGGAACTAGCAGGTTTATCAGGAGAAGAAATTCGTAAAATCGGTATTGAAAAAGGAAAGGAAGCCACTACAATGGAAGTGCGTACAAACATCCTGAGTTATTCCGGCGATACACCTGTTGATGATCTGCATAAATGGGACGATACAAAGATCCTGATTCATGAAGCAACATTTCTTGAACGTGAAGAAGAAATCAAAGTGCATGCGCATAAAAATAAACACAGCCGGCTGGATGAAGTGATCGAAATGGTGAGTGCTAGTAATATTGAAACATTGATACTGGGACATTTCTCATCTAGGTATAATGCGGCACAGATTGATGATGCAATACGACAACTCTGCGACAGATATGCACTGAATATACCTGTCTATAGAATACTGCCGGGAGAGGCCGTAGTGGATGTATTGAATGGTAAAACCGTCAACGGATAA
- a CDS encoding iron-sulfur cluster assembly scaffold protein, which yields MAYAERVLDYYNNPRNAGTLDKSSPQVGTGLIHVPEYIEVVRIQIEVSPKRHVIMDARFKTFGCGAAIAATSITTEWLKGKTIEEAARLDHMDIVEALSLPPAKIHATILIEDAVKAAINDYRFKNGLEPMREEVPEEGYELEEEHN from the coding sequence ATGGCTTACGCTGAAAGAGTTCTAGATTATTACAACAACCCCAGAAATGCGGGAACACTGGATAAGTCCAGTCCGCAGGTGGGGACAGGGTTAATACACGTGCCGGAGTACATTGAAGTAGTAAGGATACAGATCGAAGTGAGCCCGAAAAGGCATGTTATTATGGATGCGCGATTCAAAACCTTTGGATGCGGCGCTGCCATCGCAGCTACCTCTATTACTACAGAGTGGTTGAAGGGGAAAACCATCGAAGAAGCCGCCAGGCTCGATCATATGGATATTGTGGAAGCGCTGAGCCTTCCGCCAGCCAAGATACACGCCACCATTCTTATCGAAGATGCAGTAAAAGCAGCCATCAACGATTACCGTTTCAAAAACGGACTGGAGCCTATGAGAGAAGAGGTTCCTGAGGAAGGCTACGAACTGGAAGAAGAGCATAACTAA
- a CDS encoding class I SAM-dependent methyltransferase has product MDTKQAYNLWASHYDSNDNKTRDLEADALRTSLAGIHFKTCLEIGCGTGKNTLWFQERAEYITAIDQSEGMMDKAKEKISSSRVLFKQADITKEWQFQDGLYDLVSFSLVLEHIDNLDHIFQQVSKSLHPGGYVYIGELHPFKQYAGSKARFDTAAGTEVLECFNHHISDFIQSARKFGLIVEDLNEYFDDNDRNGIPRILTIILKKV; this is encoded by the coding sequence ATGGACACCAAACAAGCTTATAATCTCTGGGCATCCCATTACGACTCCAACGATAATAAAACACGCGATCTGGAAGCAGATGCACTCCGTACTTCACTCGCTGGTATACATTTTAAAACCTGCCTTGAAATAGGTTGTGGTACCGGAAAAAACACACTCTGGTTCCAGGAAAGAGCAGAATACATCACCGCCATCGATCAGTCGGAAGGTATGATGGACAAAGCGAAAGAGAAGATATCTTCCAGCAGGGTATTGTTTAAACAGGCCGATATTACGAAGGAATGGCAGTTCCAGGATGGCTTGTATGACCTGGTCAGCTTTAGCCTCGTGCTGGAGCATATTGATAACCTGGATCATATCTTTCAGCAGGTATCCAAATCCCTGCATCCCGGCGGTTATGTCTATATCGGCGAACTGCATCCCTTTAAACAGTACGCGGGATCTAAAGCACGTTTTGATACTGCCGCCGGAACGGAAGTACTGGAGTGTTTTAATCATCATATTTCTGACTTTATCCAGTCCGCAAGAAAGTTTGGGCTGATAGTAGAAGACCTCAATGAATATTTTGATGATAACGATAGAAACGGTATTCCCAGGATACTTACCATTATTTTGAAGAAAGTTTAA
- the mce gene encoding methylmalonyl-CoA epimerase: protein MQKVEHIGIAVKSLDISIPLFEKLLNSGCYKKELVESEFVETAFFQTGQTKIELLEATGPDSAIAKFVDKKGEGIHHIAFEVTDIYAEMERLSKEGFTLLQTQPKKGADNKLVCFLHPKGINGVLVELCQEI from the coding sequence ATGCAGAAAGTTGAACATATAGGAATAGCAGTCAAATCATTAGACATCTCAATACCCTTATTTGAGAAGCTTCTGAACAGTGGTTGCTATAAAAAAGAACTAGTGGAAAGCGAGTTCGTAGAAACCGCTTTTTTCCAGACCGGACAAACAAAAATCGAACTCCTGGAGGCGACCGGCCCCGACAGCGCAATTGCCAAATTTGTGGACAAAAAGGGTGAGGGGATACATCACATCGCATTCGAAGTGACTGATATCTATGCTGAAATGGAAAGATTAAGTAAAGAAGGATTCACGCTATTGCAAACTCAACCGAAAAAAGGAGCAGATAATAAACTGGTTTGTTTTCTGCACCCAAAAGGTATAAATGGCGTACTGGTGGAGCTTTGCCAGGAAATCTGA
- a CDS encoding NAD+ synthase, whose amino-acid sequence MKIILAQQNYHIGNFELNTQKILEGIKAAEAQGADLVVFTELCVCGYPPRDFLEFDDFIQQSYAAIDKIKAHTSNIAVLVGAPCRNTQPEGKDLFNAAWFLHEGEVKQIIHKTLLPTYDVFDEYRYFEPGYAWNVVPFKGKKLAVTICEDIWNLGDNPLYRICPMDQLIEQQPDVMINLSASPFDYNHAQDRKKIIRENVKKYGIPMYYCNAVGSQTEIVFDGGSVIFDKQGNIVKELPYFEEAIEGYDLEVLLQSEQPAPEPAYIPVNELLPEYNIDRIYHAIIMGIKDYFQKMGFTKAILGSSGGIDSAVTLALAAEALGKENVRAILMPSPYSTEHSVDDAVALSKNLDNPYDIIRINDIYETFLQTLNPFFEGRPFNVAEENTQSRIRGNLLMGLSNKFGYILLNTSNKSELSTGYGTLYGDMAGGLAVLGDVYKMQVYALARYINRDKEIIPANIIDKAPSAELRPNQKDSDSLPDYTVLDSILYQYIERRQGPKEIIAQGFDAALVTRTLKMVNTNEYKRNQFCPIIRVSSKAFGVGRRVPIVGKYLS is encoded by the coding sequence ATGAAAATTATACTTGCGCAACAGAACTATCATATCGGCAATTTCGAACTGAATACGCAGAAGATACTGGAAGGAATAAAAGCAGCCGAAGCACAGGGCGCAGACCTGGTCGTGTTCACCGAGTTGTGCGTGTGCGGATATCCTCCCAGAGATTTCCTTGAATTTGACGACTTTATACAACAATCATACGCGGCTATTGACAAGATCAAAGCTCATACGTCCAATATAGCAGTACTGGTGGGTGCTCCCTGCCGTAATACACAGCCGGAAGGGAAAGACCTCTTCAACGCCGCCTGGTTCCTGCATGAGGGTGAGGTAAAGCAGATTATCCACAAAACCCTGCTGCCTACGTACGATGTATTTGATGAATACCGTTACTTCGAACCCGGTTATGCCTGGAACGTTGTGCCTTTCAAAGGCAAAAAACTGGCAGTAACTATCTGCGAAGATATCTGGAACCTGGGGGATAATCCGCTGTATCGGATCTGTCCGATGGATCAGCTGATAGAACAGCAGCCGGACGTAATGATTAACCTGTCTGCTTCTCCGTTCGATTATAATCATGCACAGGACCGTAAAAAGATCATCCGTGAAAACGTGAAGAAATATGGTATTCCTATGTATTACTGTAATGCAGTAGGTTCCCAGACTGAGATCGTTTTTGATGGCGGATCTGTAATCTTTGATAAACAAGGTAACATCGTAAAAGAACTGCCTTATTTTGAAGAAGCCATCGAGGGGTATGACCTGGAAGTACTTTTACAATCAGAACAACCAGCACCTGAGCCGGCTTATATACCGGTAAACGAGTTGCTGCCGGAATATAATATCGACCGTATCTACCATGCGATCATCATGGGGATTAAGGACTATTTCCAGAAGATGGGCTTTACCAAAGCGATCCTTGGTTCTTCCGGAGGAATAGATAGCGCTGTGACGCTGGCCCTGGCAGCAGAAGCACTGGGTAAAGAGAATGTGAGAGCTATTCTCATGCCTTCCCCTTATTCTACCGAACATTCTGTAGATGATGCCGTTGCCCTGTCTAAAAATCTGGACAATCCTTATGACATCATCCGTATCAATGATATTTATGAAACCTTCCTGCAGACCCTGAACCCATTTTTTGAGGGCAGACCCTTTAATGTGGCAGAAGAGAATACACAGTCACGTATCCGTGGGAACCTGCTGATGGGCTTATCCAATAAATTTGGTTATATCCTGCTGAATACCTCCAATAAGAGCGAGCTGTCTACCGGTTACGGTACCCTGTACGGTGATATGGCAGGTGGTCTGGCGGTATTAGGTGATGTGTACAAGATGCAGGTGTATGCACTGGCAAGGTATATCAACCGGGACAAAGAAATTATCCCTGCTAATATCATTGACAAGGCGCCTTCTGCAGAATTACGCCCTAATCAGAAGGACAGTGATAGTCTGCCTGACTACACAGTGCTGGACAGTATTTTGTATCAGTATATCGAGCGCCGTCAGGGACCAAAAGAGATCATTGCACAGGGTTTCGATGCTGCATTGGTGACGCGTACGCTCAAAATGGTCAATACCAATGAGTATAAAAGGAACCAGTTCTGCCCCATTATACGCGTTTCGTCCAAGGCATTCGGTGTAGGAAGAAGAGTGCCGATCGTTGGAAAATACCTCTCTTAA
- the gldF gene encoding gliding motility-associated ABC transporter permease subunit GldF, translating to MLAIFKKEIHQFFSSITGYVAIILFLLANGLLLFVFPDTSLLDYGYANLDPLFELAPMIYLLLIPAITMRSFADEFKSGTMELLSTKPLSWWQIVGGKFTAGLVVVLISLIPTVVYYIAVRQLSADPANLDNGGMAGSYIGLFLLGAVFTAVGVWSSSLTSNSVVAFLIAIFTCFIFYNGFDALSKVPAFSGSADYYLRMAGIKFHYTSISRGVIDSRDIIYFLSIIGLMLYLTRLSLQRRIWD from the coding sequence ATGCTAGCAATTTTTAAAAAAGAAATACATCAGTTTTTCAGCAGCATAACCGGATATGTCGCCATCATCCTATTTCTGCTGGCCAACGGCCTGCTGTTATTCGTTTTTCCCGATACCAGTCTGCTTGATTATGGATACGCTAATCTCGACCCGCTTTTTGAGCTGGCGCCCATGATCTACCTGTTACTCATTCCCGCTATTACCATGCGTAGTTTCGCGGATGAATTCAAATCCGGCACCATGGAGCTGTTAAGCACGAAACCATTGAGCTGGTGGCAGATCGTCGGAGGAAAATTTACAGCTGGTCTTGTAGTCGTACTGATCTCACTGATCCCTACTGTTGTTTATTATATCGCAGTCAGACAACTGAGTGCCGATCCCGCTAATCTTGACAACGGTGGCATGGCAGGTTCCTATATCGGCCTGTTTTTATTGGGCGCTGTATTCACCGCTGTAGGTGTATGGTCATCTTCCCTGACCAGCAATTCAGTAGTTGCCTTCCTCATTGCTATTTTTACCTGTTTCATATTCTACAATGGTTTTGACGCGCTGAGCAAAGTACCGGCCTTTTCCGGCAGCGCTGATTACTACCTGCGTATGGCTGGTATCAAATTTCACTACACGTCTATCAGCCGTGGGGTGATCGATAGCCGGGATATTATTTATTTCCTGAGCATTATCGGCCTGATGCTGTATCTGACAAGATTATCACTGCAACGCAGGATATGGGACTGA
- a CDS encoding YceI family protein translates to MKQLIALLAGLFLAHAGFAQDVFMCRNTGLSFFSATPVEDIDATTDKGTSAMNVKTGELYFKVAVNTFKFKKQLMEEHFNENYMESDKYPYAIFKGKLVSPPDLHKDGTYEVAVDGVLSLHGVDKPYKEKATIIVKDGKPSANAKFNVKLADHHIKIPTLVIKNIAEVVEVTVKAAYSAAS, encoded by the coding sequence ATGAAACAACTGATTGCTTTGCTTGCAGGACTTTTCCTCGCACATGCCGGATTCGCACAGGATGTATTTATGTGCCGTAATACCGGACTTTCCTTCTTCTCGGCTACGCCTGTTGAAGACATAGACGCTACCACCGATAAAGGGACGTCTGCCATGAATGTAAAGACCGGTGAACTCTATTTCAAAGTTGCCGTAAATACCTTCAAGTTTAAAAAACAGCTCATGGAAGAGCATTTTAATGAAAATTACATGGAGAGCGACAAATACCCTTACGCGATATTTAAGGGCAAACTGGTATCCCCTCCGGATCTGCATAAAGATGGGACCTATGAAGTAGCAGTTGACGGTGTACTGTCATTGCATGGCGTGGATAAACCTTACAAGGAGAAAGCCACTATCATCGTAAAAGACGGCAAACCTTCCGCCAACGCCAAATTCAATGTAAAACTGGCGGATCATCACATTAAAATACCAACACTGGTTATCAAAAACATTGCAGAAGTAGTGGAAGTAACCGTAAAAGCGGCTTACAGCGCTGCTTCCTGA
- a CDS encoding porin family protein: MRKIFLMACLFLMVMVARAQNNFMSDNRVRLGFKLDPTFFWLQPQESGVERNASRFGVSFGLMADFLLDESGRYAVASGLQISTTGSTLKYVADKGLDDYKQVPTEYKLKVTYVEIPLAIKLKTDTDNGMGIWGQFGTYLGFPVKGRADVVSLSVNQDKVNVLRDITPINIGLQVGAGVEYPLGDRLSGLVGLTYRNGFIDATRNGKWSDGKVNMNSFAINLGLFF, from the coding sequence ATGAGGAAGATATTTTTGATGGCATGTTTGTTTTTGATGGTGATGGTGGCCAGGGCCCAGAATAACTTTATGAGCGACAACCGGGTACGTCTTGGGTTTAAGCTGGATCCTACCTTTTTCTGGTTACAGCCTCAGGAATCCGGAGTGGAAAGGAATGCTTCCCGGTTCGGAGTCAGCTTCGGTCTGATGGCTGACTTCCTCCTCGATGAATCCGGCCGTTATGCCGTCGCCTCCGGTTTACAGATCTCCACAACGGGCAGTACATTGAAGTATGTAGCAGACAAGGGCCTGGATGACTATAAACAGGTGCCTACCGAATATAAGCTGAAAGTGACCTATGTAGAGATACCATTGGCTATCAAACTGAAGACAGATACTGATAATGGTATGGGCATCTGGGGACAGTTTGGCACTTATCTTGGATTCCCTGTTAAAGGACGTGCAGACGTGGTAAGTCTGAGCGTGAACCAGGATAAGGTGAACGTACTCCGTGACATCACCCCGATCAATATCGGTCTGCAGGTGGGTGCAGGCGTTGAATATCCACTGGGAGACAGGCTGAGCGGACTTGTAGGGCTCACCTACCGTAACGGGTTCATCGATGCTACCCGCAATGGAAAATGGAGTGATGGTAAGGTAAATATGAATAGCTTTGCAATAAACCTGGGACTATTCTTTTAA